Genomic DNA from Desulfuromonas versatilis:
CGTCGCCAGCATGCCCAAAGGTCCGGTGCGGCTGGCCCTGCCCACACTGATCGCCGGCTATCTGTTTCCAGATCTTTACCCGGCACAGATTGGCGGCTAAAGCAAGCAATGGCTCCGGACCTTACCTTTTTGCCATCGCTGGAGACATCCGGATGAGCCCTCAGCCACGCTACCCAATCCCGGCCGCCCGCTTCCGTTGTGAAATCGAGGTGGAACGCAGCCGCTTCATCACCACGGTTCAGCCGGTGGCCTCGGCGAGCGAGGCGCAGGCCTTTGTCGCCGAACTCAAAGCTGAATTTCCCGATGCCAACCACAACTGCTGGGCCTACCTGGTCGGTCCGCCAGGCAGCACCAACCAGATCGGGCTGAGTGACGACGGCGAGCCCCACGGCGTCGCCGGTCGACCAATGCTGACCACCCTTCAGCACAGCGGCCTGGGCGACACCGCGCTGGTGGTGACCCGCTACTTCGGCGGCATCAAGCTCGGCAAGGGCTGGATGGTCAAGGCCTACACGGCAGCCGCACAGACGGCACTCGAACAGGTGCCCCGCGCCGAGCGCATCGCCTGGGTGCAGCTTCGGGCGACCTTTGATTACGCCCTGGTGACGCCCCTCGACCGGCGCCTGGCCGAGTTCGAATGCGAGACCCTCGCCACCGACTATACCGATAAAGTCAGCCTCCGGCTGCGCCTCCCCGAGGAGCAGGAGGCCCGGTTTCGCAGGATGTTTGCCGATCTGACCGCTGGGCAAGGGGTGCTGGACACGGTTTAGCGATGATGGCGACTTAGCAGTTGACCTTCGGGGCTGGGGTCAGGTCTTGAATTGCCACATTCTCAAGGAGCTATTGAAACACACCTCATTATTTTCGTTGCTGGCTTCCCGCAATAGCATTAGCATACCCGCCGTTCCCGGATACCCCCTTCGGCTGGAAGGAAACAAGCAAACAATCCCCGGGCTTTCCAAAGCATTAAAATATGTATTATGTCCCCGAATTTTGAAAACCTGACCGCCCTGATCCATCAGGCAACCGGAGCCAGCGGCATTCAGCCGATTGAGGTGATCCAGCAACTTTGGAGCGGCTACGGAACCATCGTGCGTTACGGGTTGACCGGCTCGCATCGAAAGCGGGTGGTGGTCAAGCATGTCCGGTTCCCCGATCAGGTCAACCACCCCCGCGGCTGGAACAGCGATCGCTCGCACCAACGCAAACTGCGCTCCTATGCTGTGGAAATAGCCTGGTACTCTCGCTGGAGCGCCCGCTGCGGGGCCGACTGCCCGGTCCCCCAATGCCTGGCGGTGGAAACCCGCGGCGACGAGATCCTCATGGTCCTCGAGGATCTTGACGAAGCGGGCTTTTCCGAACGCCGGGAGACCGTCACCGAAACCGAACTCCGCGCCTGCCTGGGCTGGCTGGCGGCC
This window encodes:
- a CDS encoding YigZ family protein, whose protein sequence is MSPQPRYPIPAARFRCEIEVERSRFITTVQPVASASEAQAFVAELKAEFPDANHNCWAYLVGPPGSTNQIGLSDDGEPHGVAGRPMLTTLQHSGLGDTALVVTRYFGGIKLGKGWMVKAYTAAAQTALEQVPRAERIAWVQLRATFDYALVTPLDRRLAEFECETLATDYTDKVSLRLRLPEEQEARFRRMFADLTAGQGVLDTV